Genomic DNA from Streptomyces venezuelae:
CAGGGTGACATGGGGCAGTTCGGCGGCTTCGAGGAGCCGGTCGATCTGGTCCCGCATCAGGTCCGCGTCGCCGACGGGCCTGCGCAGCGCGGTCTCGTCCATCACCACCCACAGGCGGGGTGCGTCCTCACGGGTGAGCAGCGCCTGACGCTCCATCCGGAGTGCCACGTACCGCTCGATGTCCGCGGGCCGGGTCTGGCCGATGGCGCCGGAGCGCATCACCGCGCGCGCGTACTCCTCGGTCTGCAGGAGCCCCGGCACGAAGTGGGGTTCGTACGACCTGATGAGGCTCGCGGCCCCCTCCAGGCTGACGTACATGCTGAACCAGTTCGGCAGGATGTCGTGGAACCGCTGCCACCAGCCGGGCTTGTTGGCCTCCTCGGCGAGCATGACGAAGGCGTCGGCCTCGTCGTCGGCGACCCCGTACGACTTCAGGAGCAGCTGGAGGTACGGGATCTTCAGCGCGACCTCGGCCGTCTCCATCCGCCGGACGGTGGCGGGGGCGACGCGCAGGATCTTCGCCGCCTCCTCGCGTTTGAGACCGGCGCCTTCGCGCAGGTCCTGCAGGCGACGACCGAGAACGACCTGGCCGACGGTCGGCGCGGACCGCGGTTCGCTCACGTCTCCTACCTCCACCTGACTCCGCGTTGCCTCAACTCACACCGCACCGCGAGCTGTAGCGAGCAGTGTGCCATGTGCCGTCTCGGAGGAACACGCCACTGTGCACTTTTCAGAGTGGGTCTTG
This window encodes:
- a CDS encoding helix-turn-helix domain-containing protein, with product MSEPRSAPTVGQVVLGRRLQDLREGAGLKREEAAKILRVAPATVRRMETAEVALKIPYLQLLLKSYGVADDEADAFVMLAEEANKPGWWQRFHDILPNWFSMYVSLEGAASLIRSYEPHFVPGLLQTEEYARAVMRSGAIGQTRPADIERYVALRMERQALLTREDAPRLWVVMDETALRRPVGDADLMRDQIDRLLEAAELPHVTLQVATFAAGPHPGTFGPFVLFRFAMAELPDMVYSEYLTGAVYLDARTEVATHLEVMDRMAAQAATAQRTKELLRDLRKEL